The Rhinoraja longicauda isolate Sanriku21f unplaced genomic scaffold, sRhiLon1.1 Scf000045, whole genome shotgun sequence DNA window gaataccgaagaaaataaattgtttaatatctcccccatttcttccggctcagcacatagctgtccactctgactctctaatggaccaattttatccctcactatccttttgctattgacatatctgtagaaccccttggggtttacttttacattacttgccaaagcagcctcatatctttttttcgcttttctaatttcctttttaagattccttttacattctttatattcctcaagaacctcatttactccctgccgcttatatttattgtatatctccctctttttccgagccaagtgtccaatttccctggaaaaccacggctctatcaaattattattctttcctttccaccgaacagggacataaagattctgtactctcaaaatttcacctttaaatatcttccatttctctattatatccttttcataaaacaaaaagttccatttcactccttttaaatcccttcttatctcctcaaaattagcctttctccaatccaaaatctcaacccttggtccagatttgaccttctccataatgatattaaaactaatggcattgtgatcactagacccaaagtgctcctcaacacatacctccgtcacctgacccatctcatttcccaaacaggaggtccaacactgccccttctccggtaggtacctctacgtattgctacaaaaaactatcctgcatacattttacaaactccaaaccatccagtcctttaacagaatgtgattcccagtctatgtacggaaaattgaaatcacccacaatcactactctgtgcttactactaatatctgccatCTCTACTAATATCTGCTACAAATATCTGCTGTAATTTGATTATTATAAtgatcaaatgcagacagttatttaacaatatgttaaagattagttacatttatacagtcttacaattacaaccggccctttgagggcaaccataatgctgatgtggcccgaggtgaaaatgagtttgacacccctggtatAGGGTATTGAGAATCTTATCACCTGGGCAAGGATGAGTTTCAAGCCAATCAAATCAAGGTCCATGGTGCTGAAGAAGGGGAAGGTGCCTGACAAATTCCTCTTCTTATTATGCGGAACTGCCATTCCCTCCATCACTGAGAAACCTGTCAAGTGTTTGGGGAAGCTTTTTGACGCAACTCTGAGAGACTATGCCGCCATTCAAAAGTCAATCGAAGACCTTGAAGCCTGGCTCACCAAAGACGACAAGTCAGGCCTACCTGGCAGTTTCAAGGCCTGGATTTATCAGCAATCCATCCTGCCCCGTGTCCTGTGGCCTCTCCTGGTTTACGCTGTTCCATTGACCACatttgagttagacaatagacaatagacaatagacaataggtgcaggagtaggccattcagcccttcgagccagcaccgccattcaatgcgatcatggctgatcactatcaatcagtaccccgttccggccttctccccataccccctcactccgctatccttaagagctctatccagctctctcttgaaagcatccaacgaactggcctccactgccttctgaggcagagaattccacaccttcaccaccctctgactgaaaaagttcttcctcatctccgttctaaatggcctaccccttattctcaaactgtggccccttgttctggactcccccaacattgggaacatgttatctgcctctaatgtgtccaatcccctaattatcttatatgtttcaataagatcccccctcatccttctaaattccagtgtatacaagcccaatcgctccagcctttcaacatacgacagtcccgccattccgggaattaatctagtgaacctacgctgcacgccctccatagcaagaatatccttcctcaaatttggagaccaaaactgcacacagtactccaggtgcggtctcaccagggcccggtacaactgtagaaggacctctttgctcctatactcaactcctcttgttacgaaggccaacattccattggctttcttcactgcctgctgaacctgcaagcttcctttcattgactgatgcactaggacacccagatctcgttgaactccccctcctcctaacttgacaccattcagataataatctgcctttctattcttacttccaaagtgaataacctcacacgggACCAGTAACATCTTGCAGCTCCCAATCAGTGGTCTCACTGAAGAGTTTATGGCGGCACGGACAAGAAAAGCCCTACAGTACAGACACTCCAGGGGCCAAAAGGTGTCATCGGCTGGCATCGAGGTGAGAACAGGAAGGAAATGGAGGGCGGAGAAAGCAGGGGAGGTGTTAGAGTCACGTCTAAGACAAAAGGCATTGGTGGGGATCATAGCAACCGGCAGAGCGGGCTTGAGATACTTCCCCAAGGCCCATGTTGGCAAGGCCCAGTGCAAGGAGAGACACCATCTCATCCAGAATGAGGTCCGagcaggtgtggaggaagagcGTGTGAGCAGGACGGTGGGGTTTAGGCAGCAgggagcgtggacaaggtgggagagcaTACCGCAGCGCAGGATTACCAGGTCAAACATCATGCAGGCAGATTTTCAGCACGTCCGGTTCCTTGTTCAAGCTGTCTACGATGCcctaccaagcccagcaaacctccacgtctggggcaagagcgtgacaccttcctgcccactttgcacTGGAAGGGGATTAGAACATCTCCAcagcagctgcccaaagtcccttggCGAAGGTCGCTATCGGTGGCGCCACGACCAGGAGCTtaaggtggttgctgagagcatagccactgccatcaaTAACAGCAAACATCACCATGCCCCGAAGAAATCAATCACCTTTGtgaaagctggagagaagcctcgaccacaaccaaaaacaagggcgggcctcctctacacggccactgactggcagctgcacgtcgatctTGGCAAACAGCTGACTtttccgcagcacatcacagcaacatcactccggccagacatgatcatcacctccgaagtgacaaagCAGTTGATCATtatggagctgacagtgccctgggaagagcgtatggaagaagcaaCTGTGAGGAAatgcgcaaagtaccaggagctggtggagatgtgccggcaccgaggctggaagacacgctatgaacccatagaggtgggctgcagaggctttgtaggtcgctcactctgcaaagtcctcaaccaattgggcattaaggggctggcaaagaagggGGCCATTCAATTCGCAAGCGAAGCCGctgagaaagccactagatggctttggattaagagggctgatccgtgggcagttgctgctgggacgcaagtcggggcctgatcaagcCCGGCTGGGTCGCCTCGCCGAGGGTGTCTGAtcttgtgagacccgaaacacccgatgaccccaggtcacatcactgaggatgcgtcccagtgcacccAGAAAATGTATCTTGcacataaattctaaataaatacctacttattaatgaacacgaaagcattagattaaaatgcaattttttttcttgaaataaaataaacctcaatcaAAAAGTTTATTTcatacctgtcactttctgttttgcgtgctttctcgttgatcctcacgcGTTCAGTTGTTTGGTGTTGCCCTggttctcttctgctactcactccttCTCGATATCTCTTTGCGTCGTTTCTTCTGCTATTCACTCTCactcgatgtctccttgcgtcattccttccttgaccatgctgtgactcgTTTGGTCCCTCCTTTTGGCCTGATTTTAAAAAGATAGAAATATGTCAGGATGTATATAGTTACAGATTCTAAATAAAAATGAACACGAATCCATTAGATGAAAATGgcattttttttcttgaaattaaATAAACCTCAATCTAAAAGGttatttagtacctgtcactttctgttttgctttctttctcgTTGATCATCACACGTTtacttatttgttgttgctcctcttgttcccttctgctccttactgtctttcgatgtctgtttgcgtcgttccttctttgaccaagctgtgacttgtttgctccctcctcttggcatgaactaaaaaatatagaaatatcaggatgtatatatttataaattctaaataaaatcctacttattaatgaatacGAAATCATtaaatcaaaatggcaattttttttcttgaaataaattaaacctcaaaaaggttctttagtacctgtcactttctgttttgcgttctttctccttgatcctcacacgttccgttatttattgttgctcggCTCCTCACTGCTTCTCGAtgtcttctgctcctcactgcttCTTGATGTCTCTTTGCTGTTGGTGACACAATGCGAACCCAAAgggtccgcgcctgtgcagtttgggcccattgatctaatacttacgttagaaggccttttccatctccagtgcccgtcatccatgtgtgacgttacaatgtgaacccaacggatccgcgcctccacagttggggcccgttgatctactaCTTACGTTAAAAGGCCGCTGGTTCTGCGCGTGACGCTTAACGCCTAATTGGTCCGGGTTCCGCGTGGTGCATTCTGTTTGGTTCCTGCCGCTCCTCCACACGTGCGGTCGATTGATatgctctgacctcccgctcgacgcctcattggtccaggtcccacttGCAGAGTCATTGCTCAGCGAGGCACGCCTCGAATGACAACTTTCTTCGTTGATATGCTATCCTTCAGGAAAACTTTGACATTTTTACTAgcctttcctcggctaagagccacATACAATTGTCCATGCTGAATTACCGGTTTCTCGAGGTATACCAGCACATTTTCCATGGTCTGTCCTTGTGCTCTATGGATTGTCATACCAAAACATGTCTGAATTGGGAATTGTCTCCGCTGAAACGGAATGTCTTCACCTTCTGTCAAAGTAAGCGGTATCCTAGGAATCATTACAATATCATTTTTACAACGATCAGATTATTGTGTAgctgttccacaatcatcctcgttccATTGCATAGTCTTGGAGCTGCCAAATTTCTCATTAAAATGATCGGAGATCCTTTTCAACTCCAATTTCTGtggtggtaatccagagatctctactgaatcgaggaattctgttgggaagtgagtagcattagttccctcagtcacagcattgaaagCATATATCTCGAAGAGTTCTTCATGATTCCAGGGAAGCGGCTGATTcatctagaattgatgctccTCATGATATCGTGGAGCGGAACCAAGATAGAATTGTTGGTGATTAATTGGGCAGCATTATCGAAGGTGGGGTAATAAAACCAatgcaatcctccagtgatcttGCTAATAGGACCATGTCTTCTGGGATTTCAATCTCATCGTCTTCATATTTCGAAATCCTGTCTTCGCCAACATTcagcaaaaattgagaatagtcgTCTTCTCCATCTCTCAATCGCATATTCCTCTTCAATTTGAACTTGGTGAAAGTTctccacaagtaggatttcttgatgcatgaattttcaatatcagcatcgtttccccttttcacaacaggaaggagttgtccaaaatcaccacaacaaacgGTAATAATACCGCCAAAATGTtcatccttggtgcatatatctcgaagagttctgtccacggcttcgaagctctccctcctaatcatcagacactcatcccaaacaatcagtctcaattGCCTGATCAATTGTGCCGTgtaggagttcttctcaatgttgcacattgtattctcggtcacttcgatgggtatcttgaatcgagaatgtgcagttcttccaccaggcgtcaatgtagctgctatcccAGAGGATGCGACAGCAAAACCAACACCACCTTTACctctaactttggagaggatcaaatttgtgagaaatgtctttcccgttcctggtggggaatcaatgaaaatcattgaaggaacattcctatctaagcagccgcacacatggtcatacacgactctttgctcagcattcagcatcggatccttctctgcaacaaactgctgttgttcaggcaTACTATACTGCAACAcatgcagcaattctggattgtcaacaaTGTTGATCCTGAGGgagcgtgtccaatgcttggctgagtagacataacgtttcagcactcccgaaaacaaagccctaaactgccaaAAAATGACGTACTATaaaaatcaagtactttaaatttaATCTAAAAGGATACAAAACGTTCTGATGTCTGGCAAGAAAGGAAAAAGTGGAATACAACTGCCACAAAAGAAAAGAAATCCAgcagaatcaagaaaaaaaatcgaaggtaggcctacaACCCAGAGggagcaggggcctggatttgGTGAGCCCTAAGCAGGCGgagagtctggggagggctccggtgcgaagctggagtctactactccTAGGAAGCGCCCTTTGACTAGGGGCGAAACACAACGTGGTCCTCGCGAGCTAACTGAAGTCGTGTCTGGAGCCTCGGACACGAGTGAGGATGAGGAAACGGGAGGCCTCATTAGCAGTGGtagtggaaacaaggaagaaggagatcaagaagatacagagactaacatTAAAACGATGCtggaagaaattattaacaggcttaagaaaattgaaggagataacaggTTGATGAAAAATGAAGTGAAAGTACTGAGGAAGGACATCAAGGGAAtccataagactttgaaaaaaatggaggagaattttcaaacaaTGACACATAGGGTTGATGATATACAAATGGaacatgaaatgttaaaatctacagTGGAAAAAAACGAAGATAGTATTACTgcggcagcaattgaaagcaaaaagttgACGGAGAAGTTTGATGTCTTGGAAAATTATAACAggagaaaaaaatgttaaaattgttggtttgccagagggagtggagggggaagacccaatcaatttttccAGGACTGGATAGTGACTTGTCTGGGAATAAATAAACAAGGTGCGATGGAAATGGAAAGagcagggctctaagaccgaaaccttcagctaatcaaaagccaagatctgttttGATTAAATTCCTAAGAtatcaagatcgagaattggttctgAAGttagtcgggaataatataagagcggggaaaccaatagagtatgaaagtactaaaataattttctacccagacatcagtaatgccttgttgagcagaaaacaattaataaagtaaaaaatattttatgggagaaaggttataagttcattttactgcacccggctactttgaagattacgaTCAACTCTGGAGATAATAattttttcaaagactttgtccaagcacaagattttgctgaagaattgccatgGAGAAAAGCTCAAGAAGACTTAATTAATGAATAATTACTAACTCTATTATCAGTTTCAACAATTTTGATATTTTTGGCACCGTGTTTGAATCTTTGCTCAAAGTTGACAAGAATTAAGAATATAAAACCAAAATAAGATAATTAATGGTTGTAACCTACTTCCTAATGTATTTTGTTAATAAGCTCTGTAGACTATTGAGGGGACCAATtggattaaggattgttaattttctgaagtacttgatatatcgggggggggggggggggttggagaaaatggatgctgTACCATAAaaaatgggcacaagtgtggtggggaccacacctcgtataatagaggagGGTAATGTTGTAAATCTATTTATGAACAACATTAGAGGTAGGGTTTACCTTTCTAtatttcttttatcttttctgtttttgtacctggaccATGGAATGGATCATGTTGAAATACGGCGCAATGTAAATagcggaagaggtatcaaggtaaggaagaagGAATAAAAAGGAATTAATGGATaaaacattaaattttttaagttataatgtgaatgggttaaatggaccgataaaaaggaagagaattttaacacagatgaaaaaatttaaagtggatatagctttttttacaagaaacacatctaacggaaaaagaacatgaaaagttaaagagagattgggtaggaaatatggtagcatcttcttttaattcaaaagcaagaggggttgctatcttatttaagaaaacgctaccaattaagatacaaaatattgtaagtgacccagtaggtagatttataatggtacattgtcaaattttctcagaattgtggactttaatgaatatatatgcaccaaatatagatgatgagaagtttgtgcaggatacctttttaaatctagcggaagcacatgaaaatatattgataggaggagattttattttttgtttagatccagtaatggatagatcatcaaggacaatgacaaggacaagagcagtgaAGATAACCTTGAACTTAATGGAAGatctaaatttaatagatgtttggaggaaaagccatcctaggaaaagagactactccttttattccaatagacatgatacatattctaggatagatctatttttgatttcagctcaattaaggggtagaataatacaaatagattacaaggctagattgttatcggatcactcaccattattgatgaaaattacgatgccagataaagaacagtcagtgtatagatggaaacTCAACTCTtttctattgaaaaggcaagacttttgtgattttattcgaggacaaattggattatttttggaaacaaatttaaattcagttgatgataaatttattgtatgggatgcaatgaaggcatatttgagaggccaaattataagctactcatctaagataaagaaagactataggaaggaatctgaaagattagaaaaataaattaccgtactagaaaaagacttacagaaagcttcttcagatatgaaaaatatacaacttgcaaataaaaaatttcaatacaatactttacatacttacagaacagaaaaactaatattacgaactaaccaaagatattatgaattaggagaaagagcgcacaaggtattggcatggcaactgaaagaagaacaaatatcaagaacaataaattcaattagaacagatcagaacattattacttataaacctagagaaatcaatgaggtatttaagcaattctacactaatctgtaccattctgaatctgaaaaggatgaaattaagataaataattttttagccaagatacaattaccaacaatctctaatgaggagcagatgggactaattgcctcctttactttgagagaagtggaggaagtattatattctttaccaagtaataaatcaccaggggaagatgttttcccgcctgagttctataaaaaatttaaagatttgttgttaccagtatttatggaagtgatacatcaagcggaaaaaacttctccattaccagaatccttctcaatggcaattataaccgtaattccaaaaaaagtgaaagaccctttaaatgcatgttcttatagaccaatatcattgttgaatgcagattataaaatagttgctaagcttttggcaaggagattgccagaatatttaccgaagctggttaaagagaacCAAACTGAATTTGTAAAAAAAAggagaatatctgataatgtagcaagatttataagtattttacatttagcacaaaaaagaaaggaattgagtgtagcagttgctttagatgctgaaaatgcGTTTGACAGGTTACATtgggatttttttatttaaagtattagagaagtactttgactgaatcaacaataatacttattcctaaaaaagataaggattctgaagatcctggttcgtatagagccatagctcttttaaatactgatcagaagatattagctaaaGTTTTAGCCCACAGATTAAGTTTAGTTGttgataaattaatacaccctgaccaatcagGTTTATATCTAAACGATATTCTTACTATAACctaagacgcttgttcaatataatatactcaaatagaatattaaacgaaaacttagcaatcatttcgctagatggtgaaaaagcatttgatcaactgGAAAAATTCCAACTCGGTGAAAACTTTtgctcatgggtgaaacttttatataaaactccaacagctagaatattgacaaaccaaatgttgtcaccaaaatttaacttatccagaggttgtagacaaggatgtccattaTCTCCGCTcttatttgccctcgttatagaaccactcgccgagagtatcagatcacacccagacattcacggctataacactaaacatacaattaacaaaattTCCTTTCTGCGGATGATGTACTATTATACATcacaaatcctgaaattagcattccgaatttattaaatctcataactcaatttgggtCATTCTCCGGATATAGAATTAATTGGGACAAAAGCGAAACCATGCCAATTACGGAACAAAATCCGGCTATACTTcaacaattcccttttaaaattgcctatgaaaagttcaaataccttggaatctacgtgactaggaaatatacttcgttatttaaatcaaattttccttctttagttactaaattacatagaaataaccaattttggaaaacactccccatttcactagctggtcgaattaatgctataaagatgatcttcctTCCACagttactatacttatttcaagcaattccgatacaccttccaaaaaaaattttcaaaaaaattgattcaattattactaattttatttgggattataagacccatagaataaataaaagacatttatgcaagtctaaaactaatggagggttcgctttaccaaacttcctattttattactgggcggttaatattaaaaatattacctTCTGGCTGAACGACAGTGATCggcaaccagattggttaaagttggagaaggaggattgcttaccatttgacattggtgcgatcttattcgccacaataactttgaataaaaaaacGTATGGAGGaaatccgattatacatagtgttatctgtatttggaaacaattaaaactcactttaaaattgagtaatttatctttctacccattgcaaataacccttctttcaaaccgtctgcctcagatagaggattcactcaatggaaaagttatggaattaaaatggtgggagacctctatcataagggaacttttctttcttttcaggaattacaacaggattacatgctaataatttttttagatatttacaactcagagattatgtaaaatcacatacgcaagaatatagatttagaggcccaggaattcttgatgaatgcttgaaccgtcactacaatacaaataaatcaatatcttatatttataacactcttttagatactgacattccatcatcagaatcatatagacgagcatgggaggacgaattggctcaacccataacgcaagacatatgggacgaaagtttacaacacatacatcaatgctcgttaaacactagacactcattaatacaatttaaaatattacacagactacattattcgaagacaaaattaaacaggatcttcccaagtatctctcctatttgtgataaatgtcaatttcaagaagccaatttaactcacacttttgtgacttgtacaaatatgcaaaatttttggatcgatattttaaaaataatttccaaagttatcgataaccaactggatttagatccaaaattaataattttaggagtatcagaacacattacaaactttacattAAGTCAGAGACGTTTTCTTGActgcagtttaataactgcgaaaaaattaatacttaaattttggaaaaaaacagtaacccccacaactaaaatgtggattacggaaatgaccgagaccttgcatttggaaaaaataaggtttgccttaattgacaaaccagatctattttttttaaatatggtctccatttattgatttttaaaaaaagtaaatgggtttgtcacaaaactaaaatttaaaactaaagttaaaacttgagtttagggttggatgtacaactatactcactaactcccgg harbors:
- the LOC144612482 gene encoding LOW QUALITY PROTEIN: uncharacterized protein LOC144612482 (The sequence of the model RefSeq protein was modified relative to this genomic sequence to represent the inferred CDS: inserted 1 base in 1 codon; deleted 3 bases in 2 codons), yielding MWISLVPSSGAIADHNSEVNCAPLSELSTGTPKWATRTRAHVAVDEPESRTASGHLVTRSTMEKKKGERDRKRAAFIANPFGFTRRLLGDKRSGRLMCSTDEGNHFLHVTLSDPMRERELEPNKALISSPAPPPPTIEFNRREPSLKDVEEVIKVLRSSASAPGPSSVPYIVYQRCLELLRLLWKTLMVVXRKGRVAGQWRCAEGVWIPKEENSKNINQFRSISLHKNSDIDPSVQQDGIPGVPGCLEHTGVVTQLIRKAHENRGDLVVLWLDLANAYGSMPHRLVKLALHRHHVPSKIKVLILDYYHNFRLRVTSGSETSDWHGLELGKLFDATLRDYAAIQKSIEDLEAWLTKDDKSGLPGSFKAWIYQQSILPRVLWPLLVYAVPLTTFDGLTEEFMAARTRKALQYRHSRGQKVSSAGIEVRTGRKWRAEKAGEVLESRLRQKALVGIIATGRAGLRYFPKAHVGKAQCKERHHLIQNEVRAGVEEERVSRTVGFRQQGAWTRWESIPQRRITRSNIMQADFQHVRFLVQAVYDALPSPANLHVWGKSVTPSCPLCTGRGLEHLHSSCPKSLGEGRYRWRHDQELKVVAESIATAINNSKHHHAPKKSITFVKAGEKPRPQPKTRAGLLYTATDWQLHVDLGKQLTFPQHITATSLRPDMIITSEVTKQLIIMELTVPWEERMEEATVRKCAKYQELVEMCRHRGWKTRYEPIEVGCRGFLFGVALVLFCYSLLLDISLRRFFCYSLSLDVSLRHSFLDHAVTRGESGEGSGAKLESTTPRKRPLTRGETQRGPRELTEVVSGASDTSEDEETGGLISSGSGNKEEGDQEDTETNIKTMLEEIINRLKKIEGDNRLMKNEVKVLRKDIKGIHKTLKKMEENFQTMTHRVDDIQMEHEMLKSTVEKNEDSITAAAIESKKLTEKFDVLENYNRRKKC